TACTAAAAGCCAAAGCTTCATTTCCTCTTTTATCGTCAATAATCACCGAATAACTAGAAAACCCATACAAAACAGAAAAAATAATGCCTGGAACAATCAAAAGCAAGGACCACAAAATAACCTTCACAAAAACAAGAATAGATACAATTGCAAAAGGACTAAAAATATCCTTTGCTTGTTTATACATTTCCACCGCATTAACCGATTGATCTTGTGCCACATTGTGAACTGTTTTAATGAGCGCTATCGAATAAAATAAAGAAATCAAAATTGTAAGAATAAAAATTATTGCTGAAATTAAAACAGAAAGGCCTGATGGGCCAGCATCAGCTGTCTGTAAAAGTTTAAAGCTTCCAACCCCCAACAAAACAAGGACAGTCGTCGGAACAAAGAAAATAGCATAAACAATAGAAAATGCCTTAATATTCTTTAGAAGTAAATCATAACTTTTCTTAAAAATCACTCCAAAATTCTCTTCCATATTATCTCCTTTTCAAAGAATTAAATAAATATTGATTTGATAAAATATTATACCTTATCAAAAGAAAAATCGCCACTGCCTTTATGTTTATCCAAAAATAGACTTGAAACTTCTATGAACATAGTGGATAAAAAAGGCCTAGATCTTATCTAAGCCTTTTAATGCGCGGGGTGGGACTTGAACCCACACGGGTTACCCCACACGCCCCTCAAACGTGCGCGTATACCATTCCGCCACCCGCGCGCAAGCTAGCATTATAGCCTCTCTTTGATTTTTTTCAACCAAAGAACTTACCTTGCCATCTTTTATCTATTTTCAAAACGTCTCATGTCAACAACAAACGTTTTCTCTTGAAAACGCAACGGCTTATCAAGAATAGTCCCTGAATCAACTTTAATCTCATAGCGAAACATTTTTCTTTTATTAACAATATCTCTAAAAATATATAAAACCGTTTTTGTCTTCGGATCAAAACTAATATTAAATATTTCCATTTTTCCTTGCGCAATCTCCCTTAAGACAAAAGAGGTCAATCCAACCATGTTGTGACTATAGGAAGTTGTTAAGTTACCAAATTCATCACCTCTATGTTTTAAATATTTTTCTTGAGGTTGAATAAAATAAATTCTTTTATATTGATTCAGGTCTGCCTTTGTTATTTGATCTTTAACAAATTGAATTTCTTTTTGACTTGGAATAACTCGATACTTTAATATCGTCTGATATGCTTGCGCCATACCGTAAAAACTTAACAATAAAAGCACGACGGAAAATATGAGTTTCCGGCCCTTAGCAAGAAACTGAGTCCATGCTCTTGCGGCCCATATCACAACAAAGAAAACAAGGATTGTCAACGGCCCCAAACATCGATAATAAAAAGCATTTTGAGTGGAAACAAGATTAGGCAAAAAACTTAAAAACATCAAAACAATCAAGATCAAAGACCGAACAAAACCATTTGTAAAAGATTTAGCTCTTTTTTCTTTTGGCTGTCGAACAATTTCTAAAACAATAGCAGAACCAATAAAAAAAACAACAATACTCGCAAACATCTTGTGGGGAAAAATATTCCACAAATTTAAGGCATTAAATAGCGGCTCTCGAAAAAACCATGCTATTTTTCCAAAATAGTCTGCTGTGACTTCATACGGGTTGTATCCAAATAAATTAAATCGAGCAAAATAAGGTTTAACCACATGAAGAACAATTAAAGAAAGCACCATAGAGAATACCGCCGGCGAAAATAAATTAATCATCCGATTCTTAATTTCAGAAACATTTGAAAATTCAGAGAATAAAATCACCACTCCAACCATAGTCCAATAAAACATTGATGTTGGCTTGTATATTGATAGTGCGCAAAACAACAAAAAAACAGATAAAGCAAATCGGCCGCTAACTATCCGCCGAAGAATCTTATCTGTCAAAGAAATGCGGTCACTAGCTAAAAAAGCGCCCATCACAAACAGAATCGAAACCGGTTGATACGCCATTGCCGTTTGAGAGACAGCCACTTGAAAAGAAGGCAAAGTAAAAATAGTTAGAGATAGCAAAAAAGCGTTGATCGGTGAGAAGAATTTCTTTCGAATCCAAAAAAAGAAGATTGATGCGCAAAGAGCAAGATTGATAACACCTAAAAAACGAACAAGATTAAGATCTTTAATAGAATTAATCAAAAGTCCCATCGCCAAAAATAAATGTGCGCCGATAAAACGTCCAATGGATAAATTATAAACAACTCCTGGTGTTTCTAGTCTAGTCGGGGTTTTCAGAAAGAAAATAACATCGTCATGATAAACATAGTGCGATGCAATGGCAGGCCAAAAAGCAATACATAAAGAAATTAAAAAAAGAAAAAAAACAACAGGCTTATAAAAAACTTTTTTCTTAATCATAGAGGGTTAAGACTTTTTTGCCAAAGAAGCAGCAACAAAACTCTGAAACAAAGGATGCGCCTTATCTGGCTTTGATTTAAACTCGGGATGAAACTGGCATGCAACAAACCATGGGTGACTCTTAAGCTCAAGAATCTCCACAAGTTTCTTTTTTACATTAATCCCTGAAAAAATAACACCTTTTTTCTCAAAAGCTTTCCGATATTCATCATTAAACTCATAACGATGACGATGCCTCTCCGAAATATTTTCTTTTTTATATGCCTGAAAGCTTTTTGTTTTTTTCTGCAGCTTGCAAGGATAGGCTCCCAAGCGCATGGTCGCTCCCATATTCTTTACTTTCTTTTGTTCTTCCAAAAGACTAATCACAGGATACTTTGTTAATTTCTCAAATTCTGTTGAATTAGCCCCTTTAAGCCCACAAACATTTCTTGCAAATTCAATAGACGCAATCTGCATTCCTAAGCAAATTCCAAAAAAAGGAATCCCTTGCTCTCGCGCATATTCAACAGCTTTAATCTTTCCTTCGATCCCTCTTGTTCCAAATCCCCCAGGAATAAGAATGCCATCAGAATCTTGAAGGTATTTCTTTGCACCAAGCTTCTCAATATCTTCAGAATCTACTCTATTAATAACAACACGAGCATCGTTTGCAATGCCACCATGCACCAACGCTTCATAAATTGACTTATATGCATCTGGAAGAGAAATATATTTTCCAACAACAGAAATCTTGACTTCCTTCGAAGGATTTCTTAACCGTTTTACAACATAATCTTCCCACTTTTTAAGATCACTGTCTGGTCTTTTAATGTTTAGTTTTCTTAGAATTAAATCATCTAGCCCTTCTTTCTTAAAGCAAAGAGGAACTTCATAAATATTCTTAACATCCACAGCTTCAACAACAGCCTCACGATCAACACTACAAAAAAGAGCAATTTTTTCTCTCTGCTCTTTATTCATATGTTTTTCTGTTCGGCATAAAAGAATGTCAGGAGAAATCCCGATCTCACGTAAACGCCCAACGCTATGCTGTGTTGGTTTTGTTTTATGTTCTCCTGCAGACTTAATAAAAGGCAAAAGCGTAACATGCACGTTGATACAATAACTTGGACCTGTCTCCCACTTCATCTGACGAATAGCTTCTAAAAACGGCAGGCTTTCAATATCACCAACAGTTCCGCCAATTTCAACAATAGTAACATCCACATCACGCGCTTTCGCAACTCCTTTTATTCTATTTTTTATTTCATCCGTGATGTGAGGAATGATCTGGACCGTTTTTCCTAAATATTCGCCCTTACGTTCTTTTGAAATAACAGAGAAATAAACCTTCCCTGTTGTAATATTGCTATCCTTGCCAACGCGCGCATTAGTAAAACGCTCATAATGGCCGAGATCTAAATCCGTTTCAGCGCCATCATCAGTCACGTACACTTCTCCATGTTGAAATGGACTCATGGTTCCAGGATCAACATTCAAATAAGGATCACATTTAATTGTCGTTGTAGAAAGACCTCTCTCCTCGAGCATTTTTCCAATCGAAGCAGCAGCAATGCCTTTTCCAAGGCTTGAAACAACACCACCTGTAACAAAAATAAATTTACTCATAAATACTTCCGATCTTTAAAGTTTTTAATATTATAATAACCCTCTTAAAATTATCACTTAAAACTTTAGCAATTCTTTTCTAATAAATACTTGCTCTGGTTTTTAGGGATCTGTTCCGGATAAACACCGTCAAAACATGCGTGACAAAACGCCTTAGAGTCTTTCATGACTTTAAGCATTCCCTCTAAACTTAAGTATTCAAGTGAATCGACCTTAATAAAATCAGCAATTTCTTTGATTTTCTTATTAGAGGCAATCAACTCATCCTTGCTTGGAAAATCAATGCCATAGAAACATGGAAACGTAATCGGAGGACAAGTCACTCGGAAATGAATCTCTTTAGCTCCTGCTTTTCTAATTTCCTCAACACGGCTTCTACTGGTCGTGCCTCGCACAATAGAGTCCTCAACAACCACAACACGCTTTCCTTTCAAAACATCGCTAATGGGATTAAGCTTTACACGCACACGAAATTCCCGCAAAAACTGACTCGGCTGAATAAACGTACGTCCAATATAATGATTTCGAATCATGCCGATCTCCAAAGGAAGACCAGATTCTTTCGCATAGCCAACTGCTGCATAATTTCCAGAATCAGGAATCGACATAACAAAATCAGCATCAATCGAGTTCTCTCGCGCAAGCTGTTCGCCTAAACGTTTTCGCACTAAATAAATATTGTCATCAAAAATATGGCTGTCAGGACGAGCAAAATAGATATTCTCAAAAATACAATGAGCGTTCTTTTCTTTTCTTTCTAAGAAAACACTTTCAATTTTTCCGCCACTTATAAAAACAATTTCCCCAGGTTCAATCTCTCGAACTAGTTCTGCATTAATTAAATCTAAGGCACATGTTTCGCTTGCTAGAATATAAGAGTCGTCTTTCTTACCTAAACATAATGGACGAAACCCAAAAGGATCACGCGCTCCAACTAAAACATCTTCAATCATAAAAACAAGCGAAAAAGCCCCTTGAAGACGCATCAAAGCTTGCTTAACCCAATTCTTAACATCTCCGTTCTTTGTTCTTGCTAAAAGATGAACAATCACCTCAGAGTCCATTGTCGTCTGAAATATAGATCCCTGCTCTTCAAGTTCATTGCAAAGCTCTTCTGTGTTTGTTAAATTTCCATTATGTGCAATAACAATAGTCTTGTTTTTATGTGTTGCCAAAAATGGTTGGATATTCTTAGAATTACTTGATCCTGTTGTTGAATAACGAGTATGGCCTATAGCAAAATTTCCCTTAAGGCTTTCAACAGAACTTTCATCAAAGCAATCTGCAACAAGGCCACGCGCTTTCTTTGAATGGATTCTCTTCCCGTCAAAAGAAAGAATACCGCACGACTCTTCCCCTCTGTGCTGCAACGCATATAAACTTAGAAAAACAATTTTTGCTGCTTCTTTATGATTGGAAACCCCAACAATGCCACACATAACTAAACTCCCTTACGGTAATATTCTTGCAAAGATTTTACATTAAAATCTTTTTCTTTACTCGCTTCAATTCCATTAATAGCTGCCCACGCCGCTTGTATCGTTGTGATACATGGCACATTTTGCAAAATAGCAGCCGCACGAATAGATCGCATATCCGACTGACTCTTTTGCCCAGAAGGAGTATTGATGATCAGATTAATTTCATTATTCTTAATTAATTTTAATAAATTACTTTTACCTTCTCCAACCTTATTAACAACCTCAACCTTAATTCCATTTGTTTTAAGTGCTCGCGCTGTTCCTTTTGTTGAAAGAAGTTCAAACTTCATGTCCGTTAGTTTTTTTGCTAAAAATGCAATATTGCGCTTATCAGTTTCATTGACACTTAAAAAAATCTTTCCCTCTTGAGGCAAAGATTGACCCGCCGCCGCCTGCGATTTAGCAAAAGCAGCGCCAAAAGTTTCATCAATCCCCATAACTTCTCCTGTTGACTTCATCTCAGGACCCAAGACAATGTCCACGCCGGAAAAACGAGAAAAAGGCAAAACAGATTCTTTAACCGAGATATTCTTAAGCTCCTCAATATTAACAAACTTAAAATCAGACATTTTCTTGCCAGCCATAATCTGAGAGGCAATCTTTGCCAAAGGCACACCTGTTGCCTTGCTAACAAAAGGCACCGTACGAGACGCCCTCGGATTAACCTCTAAGACATAAATACGATCTCCTTTAATGGCAAACTGAATATTAAGAAGACCAATAACTTTTAATCCCCTTGCAATGTCGCAAGTATATTTCTCAATTCTTTTAATCAAAGTCAAGCTCAATGTATGAGGTGGCAAAACACAGGCTGAGTCTCCTGAATGAATTCCAGCATTTTCAATATGCTCCATCATGCCCGCAACAACAGCATCTTCTCCATCTGAAATACCATCGACATCAACTTCAATCGCATCTTCAATAAATTGATCAATCAAAACAGGATGCCCCTGGGAAACATCTTTAGCCTCTTCAATAAAATCAAGCAATGCCTCTTGATCATACACAATCTTCATGGCTCTTCCGCCTAAAACATATGACGGTCTTGCTAAAACCGGATATCCAATTCTTTTTGCGATTTTAATCGCTTCCTCTGCAGAAAATGCAGAACCATTTTCAGGCTGAGAAAGTCCAAGCGTTGTAATAAACTCTGAGAACTTTTCTCTATTTTCTGCCAAATCAATAGACTCAACTGTCGTCCCAATAATCGGCACTCCAGCTTCATTTAAGGCACGCGCTAAATTAAGCGGCGTCTGCCCACCAAACTGAACGATAACACCATCAGGATTTTCAACCTCAATAATATTCATAACATCTTCAAACGTCAAAGGCTCAAAATAAAGTCGGTCAGATGTGTCATAATCTGTCGAAACTGTCTCAGGATTTGAATTAACCATAATAGTTTCGCAACCCATCTCTTTTAATGCAAAAGAAGCATGACAGCAACAATAATCAAACTCAATTCCCTGACCAATACGATTAGGCCCGCCACCTAAAATCATAATTTTTTTCTTCTGACTCTTTTCTTTTTCCGTAGCCTTACTTTCGTCTTCGTCTTCATATGTTGAGTAATAATATGGCGTATAGGCTTCAAACTCAGCTGCACACGTGTCGACCAATTTAAACACAGCTCGAATCCCCTTTTCTTTTCTTAAAGCTCGCACTCCCTTTTCGCTTATTGAAAAAATCTGAGCCAGCTGTGCGTCACCAAAACCCCATTGCTTTGCTTGCCTTAAAGAATCTTTGCTAACCGATTTATTTTCTTCGAATTCTTTTTTTAAATTATTTTCAAACTCAACTAATTCTGAAATATTAGAAAGAAACCATGGATCAATCTTTGTAATCTCAAAAATTTCATCGACACTCATTCCTTTTTGAAGCGCATATTTAATGTAAAAAATACGAGATGCATTCGGGTTCTTAAGTCGATGTATCAATTTCTCATCAGAAATATCTTGAAACTTGAGCTTATTGTCCAGGCCAACATGTCCTATTTCAAGACCACGCAACCCTTTCTGCAAAGACTCTTTAAACGTGCGCCCGATTGCCATTGTTTCGCCAACAGATTTCATCGAAACACCCAAAGTGTCGCCTGCCTCTGGAAACTTCTCAAATGTAAATCTTGGGATTTTTGTCACGCAATAATCAATAGTCGGTTCAAATGAAGCTGGCGTTTCTCTTGTGATATCGTTTCGAATTTCATCCAATGAATATCCCACCGCTAATTTCGCTGCAAACTTTGCAATCGGAAAGCCTGTAGCCTTACTAGCTAATGCCGAACTGCGTGATACACGCGGGTTAACCTCGATAACGACAATGCGGCCATTTGTTGGATCAACAGCAAAATGAACGTTACAACCTCCTGTTTCAACGCCAATTTCTCGAATCAACGCAATGGTTTGGTTCCGCATTCTTTGATATTCTTTATCTGTCAAAGTTTGTGCCGGAGCAACGGTAATACTGTCTCCCGTGTGAACACCCAAAGGATCTAAATTTTCAATAGAACAAACAATAACAACATTATCTTTGCAATCCCGCATGACTTCAAGCTCATATTCTTTCCATCCTTCAATAGACTCTTCAATCAAAACTTCATTATTCCTACTGCATTCGAGACCTAAAAACGCTATTTTTTCAAGCTCTTCTGCATTATGCGCAATCCCACCGCCGGAACCGCCTAATGTATAGCTCGCCCGAACAATCAAAGGAAATCCAATTTCCTTTCCTGCCTCTCTTGCCTCCTGTATCGTATAAGCAAACGTACTGCGAGGAACCTCAAGGCCAACTTTCAAAACAGCCGCTTTAAAACATTCACGATCTTCTGCTTTCTTGATAACTTCATGAGGCGCACCAATAAGCTCAACATTATATTTCTCCAAAATACCTTGCTCGAAAGCTTGCATTGCCAAATTTAATCCTGTTTGCCCACCTAACGTTGGCAAAAGTGCGTCTGGCCTCTCTTTTTCAATAACGCGCTCTAAAAACTCCAACGTCAAAGGCTCAATATATGTCGCATCCGAAATCTCAGGATCTGTCATGATCGTCGCTGGATTTGAATTAATCAAGACAACCTCGTAACCTTCCTCTTTAAGCGCCTTACAAGCCTGGGTTCCAGAATAATCAAACTCGCACGCCTGACCAATAACAATGGGACCAGAACCAATAAGCAAAATTTTCTTTATATCGTTACGCTTTGGCATGAAAATCCTTCATCATTTTAATAAATTTATCAAATAAATACTGTGCGTCATGCGGACCAGGAGAAGCTTCCGGATGATATTGAACAGAAAAAAGTGGATACTTTTTATGTTCAATACCTTCAACAGTTTTATCATTCAAATTAATATGTGTCACTTCAACATCATCACTATTTAAACTTTTCATATCAACACAAAAGCCATGATTTTGGGATGTAATAGAAATCTTGTTTTCTTTTAAATCTTTAACTGGATGATTAGCCCCTCTATGACCAAACTTCAGCTTGTATGTTTTTCCGCCTAGCGCAAGACCTAAAATCTGGTTACCTAAACAAATACCAAAAATAGGAAGCTTACCTAAGAAGGCTTTTGCAGTTTTAACAACATATGGCACAGCCGCAGGATCACCTGGACCATTTGAAATAAAAAGTCCATCAGGATTGATCGCTTGAATTTCTTCTGACGTAACCGTCGAGGGAAATACATGAACTTCGCATCCAAGCTTTGCGAGAATTCTTAAAATATTAAATTTAACACCGCAATCAATCACAGCAACTTTTAATGAATGTTTTTCTTCTTTGTTCCAGATATATTTTTCCTTAGTCGTAACTTCCTTAACCCAATCGCTACCTTCCATATCTGGCACTTTCTTAAGCTTATCCGCTAAACTTTGAGAATCAAAATCTTTTGTTGAAATGATACCCTTCATAGCTCCACAAACTCTTAGATGTCGCGTCAGAGCTCTGGTGTCAACATTCTCAATTGCGATGATGTTATTTTCTTTTAAATATTCCATTAAACATTTTGTAGCACGAAAATTAGAAAATCTACGAGCAAACTCTTTAACAACAAAACCCTTAACATGAATTTTGCTAGACTCAACATCTTCTTCATTCACACCGTAATTTCCAATCAAAGGATATGTCATGGTGACAATTTGACCAGCATAGGAAGGATCAGTCAAGATTTCTTGATACCCGCTCATCGAGGTATTAAAGACCATCTCGCCTGCACTTTCTCCGGAAGAAAAGATAGAACGTCCTTGAAAAATCGTTCCATCCTCCAAATATATAATTGCTTTTTTCATATGAAATAGATAACAAAAAGGCTAGTAAAACTAGTGATAATATACCATCAATTTGGGGTCAGTCAAAACATATTTGCTCTGCATTATTTTCGCAAATATCGATCAACGCATTCAGCCGCACCGCGCCCCTCATGAATGGCCCAAACAATCAACGATTGACCTCGGCGCATATCTCCCGCCGAAAAAACACCATTAACGCTCGTCATATAATTGACATCTGTTTTAACATTGCCTCTTGAATCAAGCGGAATATTTAAATCCTCGACGAGCCCTTTTTTTAAAGAACCAATAAAGCCCATCGCCAAAATCAGCAAATCGCAATCTACTTCAAACTCAGAATCCGAAATTTCTTTCATCAAGGACCTTGATGTCATCGGATCTTTGGGACCATATTCCAATCTTATGCCATGAAGCTTTTTAAGATTTCCTTTTTCCCCGCTTAAACTTTTTGTCAAAATACAATAATCTTGAGCAACACCTTCTTCGTGAGAACTCCCTTTGCGATAGATGAGCGCCCACTCAGGCCACGGATTATCCGTCGTCCTTGTCAATGAAGGACAAGGAAGAATTTCAAACTGTTTTACGCTTTTTGCCCCTTGACGATTTGCCGTACCAATGCAATCAGCACCCGTATCTCCTCCGCCTAAAATAATAACACTCTTATCTTTAGCATTAATTTGCTCTTTCGGATTAATGAGCACGCCCCCATTAATACGGTTTTGCTGACACAAATAATCCATCGCCTGACAAACTCCTTTTAACTCTCGCCCAGGAATTTTAAGATCGCGCGCTTCTTGTGATCCGCCAGCTAAAACAATCGCATCAAATTCTTTTTGAACATAATGAATCGAAATGTCGACACCAATATGGCATCGTGTTTTAAAAACAATCCCTTCGTCTCGTAAAACGCTGATACGTCTTTCAATGATCTTTTTTTCAAGCTTAAAATCTGGAATTCCCAAAGATAAAATTCCGCCAATATTTTCATTTTTTTCAAAAACGGTAACACGATGACCCGCCTTATTCAACTGATCCGCACAGGCTAATCCAGCAGGTCCCGAGCCAACAATAGCAACCAATTTTCCCGTACGTTTAAGTGGCGGACGAGGCTTGACCCAGCCTTCTTCAAAAGCCTTTTCAATAATTAAAAGCTCTACATTGCGAATGGTGACCGCATCTTTTGTAATTGATAAAACGCAAGAATTTTCGCATGGCGCAGGACAAATGCGGCCAGTCATTTCAGGAAAATTATTTGTTTCCACCAAACGTTCATACGCTTCTTTCCAGCAACCACGATACACAAGATCATTCCAATCAGGAATTAAATTTGCCAGAGGACAACCCCAATGACAAAAAGGCGTTCCACAATCCATACAACGCGCTGCCTGTTGGCTCAAATCTCTATCTGAAAAAGGATGAAAAAACTCCCTCCAATGTCGCTTTCGCGTCTCAACAGAATCCTTAGAAAAATCTTTTCGATCATATTTTAAGAAACCAGTAATATCGCCCATGATTTATTTAAATACCTGTTCTTCGCGCTCTGTTATTTCATCTTCTTTCATCATTTTTCCTAAAACCCGTCGATATTCCATTGGGAAAACTTTGACAAAACAGGGAACCTCTTTTTCCCAATGATCCAAAATGTATTTAGCCTTTTGACTTTGGGTGTAAAAGAAATGTTTTTCAATCATACTTTTAAGTTCTTCAATGTCTTTGTTATCATTCAAAAGCTCTAAATCAACCATACTCAAATTGCATCGACCATCGAGCCTGCTCTCAGGATCATAAATATAGGCAAGTCCTCCGCTCATCCCAGCAGCAAAATTAATGCCAGTCTCTCCTAAAATAACAACGCGCCCTCCTGTCATATATTCACAGCCATGATCCCCAATGCCTTCGACAACGACATGAACACCACTGTTGCGAATAGCAAATCGCTCGCCAACACAACCATGAATATAGACCTCTCCCGAAGTTGCCCCATACAAAAGAACATTGCCACAAATAATGTTTTCGCTAGGATTATAGGTAGATTCTGAATACGGCTTAACAATGATCTTGCCACCGCACAAACCTTTGCCCAAATAATCATTAGCTTCGCCTTCCAAAATAAGAGTCATTCCCTGAGAGGCAAAAGCGCCGAAGCTTTGTCCCGCGGCTCCTTTAAAGCGACAAACAATGGTGTCCTCGAATAAGCCTTCATGGCCATAACGCTTTGCAATTTCTCCAGAGAGCATCGCCCCTGTTGTTAAATTAGTATTCGCAATGGGTAGCTCAATCAAAACAGATTTTTTCTTTTCAAGAGCTTCCCGTGATAGCTCAATAAGCTTGTGATCTAGCACATTTCCGATATCATGGTCTTGAGACTCCAGACAGCGCACAGCCACATTCTTTTCATGAGAAATTTGAGCGAAAATTCTTGAGAAATCTAATCCTTTAGCTTTCCAAAAATCAATCGCCTCATTTACTTCCAAAAGATCACTACGCCCAACAATTTCATCCATAGTCTTAATGCCAAGCTGGGCCAGGTATTCTCGAACTTCTTGAGCAATCAATGAAAAGAAATTTACCACATACTCTGGCTTACCACTAAAATTTTTGCGTAATTGCGGATCCTGTGTTGCAACACCCACGGAACAAGTATTCAAATGACACTTGCGCATCATCACGCATCCACAAACCACTAAAGACGCTGTCGCGAATCCAAATTCTTCCGCGCCTAACAACGTGGCAATCACAACATCCCGGCCAGTCTTCATTTGACCATCAGCCTGAAGACGAACACAACCGCGCAAATTATTTAAAACAAGTGTCTGCTGAGTTTCTGCAAGACCCAGCTCCCACGGAACACCCGCGTGCTTCATAGAAGTCAGAGGGGAAGCACCTGTTCCTCCATCATAACCACTAATGAGCACCATATCGGCATGAGCCTTAGCTACGCCAGCGGCAATCGTGCCGACACCGGCTTCAGAAACTAATTTAACAGAAATGCGTGCCTGCGGATTCACATTCCTTAAATCAAAAATTAATTGTTTAATATCCTCAATTGAATAAATATCATGATGTGGTGGCGGAGAAATCAAAGTAACGCCAGGAGTTGAATGTCGAACTCGCGCGATTTCTTCATTAACTTTATGACCCGGAAGCTGTCCCCCTTCCCCTGGTTTAGCTCCTTGCGCGATTTTAATTTGAAGCTCTTTAGCATTAACCAGATACTCAGCCGTAACACCAAAACGACCACTCGCGATCTGCTTAACGGCACTACACCGATCGTCACCATTAGGAAGCAATTGATAACGAGCAGGATCTTCTCCCCCTTCACCGCTGTTACTCCTAGCGCCGATACGATTCATGGCAATCGCCAATGTTTCATGGGCTTCACGACTAATAGACCCAAATGACATAGCCGATGTCACAAACCTTTTCATAATAGAAGAAATTGGCTCAACCTCATCAATCGAAATAGCTTTTGTTTCCTTAAATTTAAAAAGCCCGCGCAACGTGTATTGTTTTTTCGTCTGATCATTGATAAGCTGGGCATACTCTCTATAAACTTTCTCGTCATTATTACGCGTCGCTGT
Above is a window of Candidatus Omnitrophota bacterium DNA encoding:
- a CDS encoding CTP synthase — its product is MSKFIFVTGGVVSSLGKGIAAASIGKMLEERGLSTTTIKCDPYLNVDPGTMSPFQHGEVYVTDDGAETDLDLGHYERFTNARVGKDSNITTGKVYFSVISKERKGEYLGKTVQIIPHITDEIKNRIKGVAKARDVDVTIVEIGGTVGDIESLPFLEAIRQMKWETGPSYCINVHVTLLPFIKSAGEHKTKPTQHSVGRLREIGISPDILLCRTEKHMNKEQREKIALFCSVDREAVVEAVDVKNIYEVPLCFKKEGLDDLILRKLNIKRPDSDLKKWEDYVVKRLRNPSKEVKISVVGKYISLPDAYKSIYEALVHGGIANDARVVINRVDSEDIEKLGAKKYLQDSDGILIPGGFGTRGIEGKIKAVEYAREQGIPFFGICLGMQIASIEFARNVCGLKGANSTEFEKLTKYPVISLLEEQKKVKNMGATMRLGAYPCKLQKKTKSFQAYKKENISERHRHRYEFNDEYRKAFEKKGVIFSGINVKKKLVEILELKSHPWFVACQFHPEFKSKPDKAHPLFQSFVAASLAKKS
- the carB gene encoding carbamoyl-phosphate synthase large subunit, which produces MPKRNDIKKILLIGSGPIVIGQACEFDYSGTQACKALKEEGYEVVLINSNPATIMTDPEISDATYIEPLTLEFLERVIEKERPDALLPTLGGQTGLNLAMQAFEQGILEKYNVELIGAPHEVIKKAEDRECFKAAVLKVGLEVPRSTFAYTIQEAREAGKEIGFPLIVRASYTLGGSGGGIAHNAEELEKIAFLGLECSRNNEVLIEESIEGWKEYELEVMRDCKDNVVIVCSIENLDPLGVHTGDSITVAPAQTLTDKEYQRMRNQTIALIREIGVETGGCNVHFAVDPTNGRIVVIEVNPRVSRSSALASKATGFPIAKFAAKLAVGYSLDEIRNDITRETPASFEPTIDYCVTKIPRFTFEKFPEAGDTLGVSMKSVGETMAIGRTFKESLQKGLRGLEIGHVGLDNKLKFQDISDEKLIHRLKNPNASRIFYIKYALQKGMSVDEIFEITKIDPWFLSNISELVEFENNLKKEFEENKSVSKDSLRQAKQWGFGDAQLAQIFSISEKGVRALRKEKGIRAVFKLVDTCAAEFEAYTPYYYSTYEDEDESKATEKEKSQKKKIMILGGGPNRIGQGIEFDYCCCHASFALKEMGCETIMVNSNPETVSTDYDTSDRLYFEPLTFEDVMNIIEVENPDGVIVQFGGQTPLNLARALNEAGVPIIGTTVESIDLAENREKFSEFITTLGLSQPENGSAFSAEEAIKIAKRIGYPVLARPSYVLGGRAMKIVYDQEALLDFIEEAKDVSQGHPVLIDQFIEDAIEVDVDGISDGEDAVVAGMMEHIENAGIHSGDSACVLPPHTLSLTLIKRIEKYTCDIARGLKVIGLLNIQFAIKGDRIYVLEVNPRASRTVPFVSKATGVPLAKIASQIMAGKKMSDFKFVNIEELKNISVKESVLPFSRFSGVDIVLGPEMKSTGEVMGIDETFGAAFAKSQAAAGQSLPQEGKIFLSVNETDKRNIAFLAKKLTDMKFELLSTKGTARALKTNGIKVEVVNKVGEGKSNLLKLIKNNEINLIINTPSGQKSQSDMRSIRAAAILQNVPCITTIQAAWAAINGIEASKEKDFNVKSLQEYYRKGV
- the purF gene encoding amidophosphoribosyltransferase translates to MCGIVGVSNHKEAAKIVFLSLYALQHRGEESCGILSFDGKRIHSKKARGLVADCFDESSVESLKGNFAIGHTRYSTTGSSNSKNIQPFLATHKNKTIVIAHNGNLTNTEELCNELEEQGSIFQTTMDSEVIVHLLARTKNGDVKNWVKQALMRLQGAFSLVFMIEDVLVGARDPFGFRPLCLGKKDDSYILASETCALDLINAELVREIEPGEIVFISGGKIESVFLERKEKNAHCIFENIYFARPDSHIFDDNIYLVRKRLGEQLARENSIDADFVMSIPDSGNYAAVGYAKESGLPLEIGMIRNHYIGRTFIQPSQFLREFRVRVKLNPISDVLKGKRVVVVEDSIVRGTTSRSRVEEIRKAGAKEIHFRVTCPPITFPCFYGIDFPSKDELIASNKKIKEIADFIKVDSLEYLSLEGMLKVMKDSKAFCHACFDGVYPEQIPKNQSKYLLEKNC
- the carA gene encoding glutamine-hydrolyzing carbamoyl-phosphate synthase small subunit, which codes for MKKAIIYLEDGTIFQGRSIFSSGESAGEMVFNTSMSGYQEILTDPSYAGQIVTMTYPLIGNYGVNEEDVESSKIHVKGFVVKEFARRFSNFRATKCLMEYLKENNIIAIENVDTRALTRHLRVCGAMKGIISTKDFDSQSLADKLKKVPDMEGSDWVKEVTTKEKYIWNKEEKHSLKVAVIDCGVKFNILRILAKLGCEVHVFPSTVTSEEIQAINPDGLFISNGPGDPAAVPYVVKTAKAFLGKLPIFGICLGNQILGLALGGKTYKLKFGHRGANHPVKDLKENKISITSQNHGFCVDMKSLNSDDVEVTHINLNDKTVEGIEHKKYPLFSVQYHPEASPGPHDAQYLFDKFIKMMKDFHAKA